In Gemmatimonadota bacterium, the following proteins share a genomic window:
- a CDS encoding Gfo/Idh/MocA family oxidoreductase — MPDRLKVAVIGASGIGQHHARWHHLSGSQVVAFVGTSEASCAKTQSQLQAYFGFDGRAYTDVAQMLAAEQPDVVDVSSPFHLHKEHAIMALESGCHVVCEKPLCWNVDRSLDDILADGQAVVHVAEQAGRSLVMSAQYPAGISVYRDFYTRVRGTWDAIESLEMEMEVKGRGGPKAREDIWIDVASHPLSLVLGFLPGGEIDWATASCAIGERENRASFEVVTPNGRCDVQFVLRDIDEGVPVRRFGVNGFLVNWEGFADDEGIYRARLVHGDEAVICRDFMHILIDEFGKHVRGEGGRVVVSGADALVNLQYQIALLKQADWSV, encoded by the coding sequence GGCATTGGGCAGCACCACGCGCGATGGCACCATTTGTCGGGGTCTCAGGTGGTGGCATTTGTGGGTACTTCGGAAGCGTCGTGTGCAAAGACCCAATCGCAATTGCAGGCGTATTTTGGATTTGATGGGCGCGCTTATACAGATGTGGCGCAGATGCTGGCGGCTGAACAGCCCGATGTGGTCGATGTTTCAAGTCCTTTTCACTTGCATAAAGAGCATGCAATTATGGCTCTGGAGAGTGGGTGCCATGTGGTGTGCGAAAAGCCCCTGTGCTGGAATGTGGATAGGAGCCTGGATGATATTTTGGCAGATGGACAGGCTGTGGTGCATGTGGCGGAACAGGCGGGTAGATCGCTGGTGATGTCTGCACAATATCCCGCGGGGATTTCAGTTTATCGCGATTTTTACACGCGTGTGCGAGGGACATGGGATGCGATTGAATCGCTTGAGATGGAGATGGAGGTGAAGGGGCGCGGGGGACCAAAGGCGCGGGAAGATATCTGGATTGATGTGGCGTCCCATCCGCTGAGTTTGGTTCTGGGATTTTTGCCAGGGGGAGAAATCGATTGGGCAACGGCCTCGTGTGCAATAGGCGAGCGGGAAAATCGCGCGAGTTTTGAGGTGGTTACACCCAATGGACGATGCGATGTGCAATTTGTTTTGCGCGATATCGATGAGGGGGTTCCCGTGCGGCGATTTGGCGTGAATGGCTTTTTGGTGAATTGGGAGGGGTTTGCCGATGATGAGGGTATTTATCGCGCGCGATTGGTCCATGGAGACGAAGCTGTGATTTGCCGCGATTTTATGCATATTTTAATCGATGAATTTGGTAAGCATGTACGAGGGGAAGGTGGGCGGGTTGTTGTTTCTGGTGCGGATGCTTTGGTGAATTTGCAGTATCAAATTGCCCTGTTAAAGCAGGCGGATTGGTCTGTATGA